The Syntrophaceae bacterium genome contains a region encoding:
- a CDS encoding alpha/beta fold hydrolase: MPHVTANGIQIEYDVFGDRSFPALLLIAGCGAQMLFWEVEFCESLAQKRFFVIRFDNRDAGLSTKFDEAGIPDMMAAVKAAMQGKTVESAYSLDDMADDSVGLLDALGIGKAHICGASMGGMIAQMITYRHPDRVLSLTSIMSTTGNPGLPQGKPEEIAAVVAPAPEEREAYVEHNVNVWRRIWSPGFPFEEERARTFLEKSYDRSYCPQGMARQNTAVIAGGDRRPMLSSIRVPTLVIHGADDPLIPVEGGKDTARVIPGARLLIVNGMGHDMPKGVWAEIAEAISRHSNQTDR, translated from the coding sequence ATGCCTCATGTGACAGCGAATGGAATACAGATCGAATATGATGTGTTTGGCGATCGTTCTTTCCCGGCATTGCTGCTGATTGCAGGATGCGGCGCCCAGATGCTCTTCTGGGAGGTTGAGTTCTGCGAATCCCTGGCCCAAAAAAGATTCTTCGTCATTCGTTTTGACAACAGGGACGCCGGTCTTTCGACGAAATTCGATGAAGCGGGAATTCCCGACATGATGGCCGCCGTCAAGGCGGCCATGCAAGGTAAAACGGTGGAATCGGCGTATTCCCTGGACGACATGGCGGATGACTCCGTTGGCCTGCTGGATGCCCTGGGCATCGGGAAGGCGCATATTTGCGGCGCTTCCATGGGCGGCATGATCGCCCAGATGATCACCTATCGGCATCCCGACCGTGTCCTGAGCCTGACTTCCATCATGTCGACGACCGGAAATCCAGGCCTCCCGCAGGGGAAACCCGAGGAGATCGCCGCCGTTGTCGCGCCGGCCCCGGAGGAACGCGAGGCCTATGTCGAACACAACGTGAATGTCTGGCGGAGGATCTGGAGCCCCGGGTTTCCTTTCGAGGAAGAAAGAGCCCGGACGTTCCTGGAGAAGAGCTATGACCGTTCCTATTGCCCGCAGGGAATGGCACGCCAGAACACGGCGGTTATTGCGGGTGGCGATCGAAGGCCCATGCTGTCGTCCATCAGGGTTCCGACGCTTGTCATTCATGGGGCCGATGATCCGCTGATCCCGGTCGAAGGAGGAAAAGACACGGCCCGGGTGATACCGGGAGCAAGATTGTTGATCGTCAATGGAATGGGGCATGACATGCCGAAAGGGGTCTGGGCGGAAATAGCAGAGGCCATTTCCCGGCATTCAAATCAAACCGACCGATGA